From the genome of Acidobacteriota bacterium, one region includes:
- a CDS encoding ribbon-helix-helix protein, CopG family: MIRTQIQLTEEQARELKRLAATEQRSMAEMIRQSVDAFLRTSAARGTSDRRHRALAAIGRFRSDVDDLAREHDRYLSEAFEE; this comes from the coding sequence ATGATTCGAACTCAGATCCAGCTGACCGAGGAACAGGCCCGGGAGCTCAAGAGACTGGCGGCGACGGAGCAACGATCCATGGCGGAGATGATCCGCCAGAGTGTCGACGCCTTTCTGCGGACCAGTGCCGCCCGAGGGACTTCTGATCGGCGTCATCGCGCTCTGGCCGCCATCGGCAGGTTCCGATCCGATGTCGACGATCTTGCGAGGGAGCACGACCGATATCTGAGTGAGGCCTTCGAGGAGTGA
- a CDS encoding PIN domain-containing protein, with protein MTTFIDTSGLLAMLNASDQFHPRAAAAWRRLIEAEEDLVTTSYVLVETFALVQSRLGLEAVQLLDRDIVPLLEVAWVDEAIHRTGVSTLLTAARRRLSLVDCVSFETMRRRGLDRAFTFDHHFEEQGFAVVPDQMPSP; from the coding sequence GTGACGACTTTCATCGATACCTCGGGGCTCCTCGCGATGCTCAACGCCAGCGATCAATTCCACCCGCGGGCAGCTGCGGCCTGGCGCCGACTGATCGAGGCCGAGGAGGATCTCGTCACCACGAGCTATGTGTTGGTCGAAACCTTCGCTCTAGTCCAAAGCCGCTTAGGGCTGGAAGCCGTCCAGTTGCTCGATCGGGACATCGTCCCACTGCTCGAGGTGGCTTGGGTCGATGAAGCCATCCACCGTACGGGCGTATCGACGCTTCTCACCGCCGCCCGCCGCCGTTTGAGCCTGGTGGATTGCGTCAGCTTCGAAACCATGCGCCGCAGAGGGCTGGACCGAGCCTTCACCTTCGATCACCACTTCGAAGAGCAGGGTTTCGCGGTCGTTCCAGATCAGATGCCTTCACCCTAG
- a CDS encoding molecular chaperone TorD family protein — protein sequence MELLRALGALAEPPEPGHAAVAEALGLGPLPDAHEHADLFTFQLYPYASVYLGAEGMLGGEARDRIAGFWRALGQTPPPEPDHLTTLLSMQAGLGELAPSDEQEEDPRQLHARAAHLGEHLLSWLPPYLLRVEEVASPFYQGWAHLLAAVLAEEAQHLGGLAHLPSTLHLPSAPSFRNPRTTGGDTLLKDLLSPARSGLILTRDDLARAADELNLALRRAERRYTLEALVGQDPAAILAWLAEESRRQAHSMASPAEDSLAAHFPTGPLGDFWFSRALTTAELLDELAEEARQS from the coding sequence ATGGAACTGCTGCGCGCCCTCGGCGCCCTCGCCGAGCCGCCGGAGCCGGGTCACGCCGCCGTGGCGGAAGCCCTGGGCCTCGGCCCGCTCCCCGACGCCCACGAGCACGCCGACCTCTTCACCTTCCAGCTCTACCCCTATGCCTCGGTCTACCTCGGCGCCGAAGGCATGCTCGGCGGCGAGGCCCGGGACCGCATCGCCGGCTTCTGGCGGGCCCTCGGCCAAACGCCGCCGCCGGAACCGGATCACCTCACCACCCTGCTGTCGATGCAGGCCGGCCTCGGCGAGCTCGCGCCCTCAGACGAGCAAGAAGAGGATCCCCGCCAACTGCACGCCCGCGCCGCCCACCTGGGAGAGCATCTCCTCAGCTGGCTGCCACCCTATCTGCTGCGCGTCGAAGAAGTCGCCAGCCCCTTCTACCAAGGCTGGGCGCACCTCCTCGCCGCCGTCTTGGCTGAAGAAGCCCAGCATCTGGGAGGCCTCGCCCACCTCCCCTCGACCCTGCACCTGCCCTCCGCGCCCTCCTTCCGGAATCCCCGCACCACCGGCGGCGACACCCTGCTGAAGGACCTTCTCTCCCCGGCCCGCAGCGGCCTGATCCTCACCCGCGACGATCTCGCTCGCGCCGCCGACGAACTGAACCTCGCCCTCCGCCGCGCCGAACGCCGCTACACCCTCGAAGCCCTCGTGGGCCAAGACCCCGCCGCCATCCTCGCCTGGCTCGCAGAAGAATCCCGCCGCCAGGCCCACAGCATGGCTTCCCCCGCCGAAGACTCCCTGGCCGCCCACTTCCCCACCGGTCCCCTCGGAGACTTCTGGTTCTCCCGCGCCCTCACCACCGCCGAGCTCCTCGACGAGCTGGCGGAAGAAGCCCGGCAGAGCTGA